One Polynucleobacter sp. MWH-Spelu-300-X4 genomic window carries:
- a CDS encoding ferredoxin, with protein sequence MTYFKYHLFFCLNQRENGDDCCAQHNAQGLFEHAKIRCKEMGLSGAGKVRVNKAGCLDRCAHGPVMVVYPEGVWYTAVDKSDIDEIIDQHFVQGQVVERLRIE encoded by the coding sequence ATGACTTACTTTAAATACCATTTGTTTTTTTGTTTAAATCAACGTGAGAACGGTGATGATTGTTGTGCGCAACATAATGCGCAAGGCCTATTTGAACATGCCAAAATTCGCTGCAAAGAAATGGGCTTGTCTGGCGCCGGCAAGGTGAGGGTAAATAAGGCGGGGTGTTTAGATCGCTGTGCTCATGGCCCTGTGATGGTGGTTTATCCAGAGGGTGTTTGGTATACCGCTGTTGATAAATCAGATATAGATGAAATCATTGACCAACATTTTGTTCAGGGGCAAGTGGTTGAGAGATTGAGGATTGAATAA